The Clostridioides difficile genome has a segment encoding these proteins:
- a CDS encoding ABC-F family ATP-binding cassette domain-containing protein: protein MIVLSCNNLNKSFGIDSILENISFTVNEGDKIGIIGINGTGKTTLFKIISGIYGYDSGDIYTSKDCEIGYLEQNTNFYSDNTILEEVLEVFKDLIDMESYLRELEVKISEESTKTNSPILEKIMDEYSHKLELFSDLNGYGYKSEAKGVLKGLGFSDNDMDKPISILSGGEKTRVLLGKLLLKKPTLLLLDEPTNHLDSEAIEWLEVFLKQYKGTVMLISHDRYFLDQAVNRIFEVHNKRLKVYNGNYSKFVELSKTEKELEQKKFEDQQKKIKKQEESIERLKAYGREKHLKRARSKEKALDKVDVLDKPEAYRKKARIQFTPSVQSGNDVLQIRDVSMGYGERILFKDLNLDIYRGEKVALIGANGIGKSTLFKIITNELQPLNGNIKFGTNVHVSYFHQEQKTLNLDNTIIDEIWENNNHLTQTTLRNMLGAFLFVDEEVFKKISTLSGGERARVAILKLILSNANFLLLDEPTNHLDIDSKEVLEEALTNYDGTIFTISHDRYFLNTVVDKILILDEDGITEYLGNYDYYIDKKRQVQEMSIVEEKEEKTRTQIKDEKRKEREQREVEKKNRIKRQNIEKEIEKLELKIEELDVLLCQEEVYSNPEKAKEVSQEKISLENDLSSLYDEWEEFM from the coding sequence ATGATTGTTTTGTCATGTAACAACTTAAATAAAAGTTTTGGTATAGATTCTATATTGGAAAATATTAGTTTTACAGTAAATGAAGGCGATAAAATTGGTATAATTGGCATTAATGGTACTGGAAAAACTACTTTATTTAAAATAATATCAGGAATTTATGGCTATGATAGTGGAGATATTTACACTTCCAAAGATTGTGAAATCGGATATTTAGAACAAAATACCAATTTTTATTCGGATAATACTATTTTAGAAGAAGTGTTGGAAGTTTTTAAAGATTTGATAGATATGGAATCCTATTTAAGAGAATTGGAGGTAAAAATATCTGAGGAAAGCACAAAAACAAACTCTCCAATTTTAGAAAAAATCATGGATGAATATTCACATAAGTTAGAATTGTTTTCAGATTTAAATGGATATGGATATAAGTCTGAAGCTAAAGGAGTTTTAAAAGGATTAGGATTTAGCGACAATGATATGGATAAACCAATAAGTATACTTTCTGGTGGTGAAAAAACTAGGGTTCTTTTAGGAAAATTACTTCTTAAAAAACCAACTTTATTATTACTTGATGAGCCTACTAACCACTTAGATTCTGAGGCAATAGAATGGTTAGAAGTATTTTTAAAGCAATACAAAGGCACTGTTATGCTAATATCTCATGATAGATATTTCTTAGACCAAGCTGTAAATAGAATTTTTGAAGTTCATAATAAAAGGCTTAAAGTATATAATGGTAACTATTCTAAATTTGTTGAACTGTCTAAAACAGAAAAAGAACTAGAACAAAAAAAATTCGAGGACCAACAAAAAAAAATAAAAAAGCAGGAAGAATCCATTGAAAGATTAAAAGCATATGGGCGGGAAAAACACCTAAAACGTGCAAGAAGCAAAGAAAAAGCATTGGATAAAGTAGATGTCTTAGATAAACCAGAAGCTTATAGAAAAAAAGCTCGTATACAGTTTACTCCATCTGTTCAAAGTGGCAATGATGTTCTTCAAATTAGAGATGTATCTATGGGATATGGAGAAAGAATACTTTTTAAAGATTTAAACTTAGACATATACAGAGGAGAAAAAGTTGCTCTTATAGGTGCAAATGGTATTGGTAAATCTACATTATTTAAAATAATAACTAACGAACTACAACCTCTTAATGGTAATATTAAATTTGGAACTAATGTCCATGTTTCTTACTTCCATCAGGAACAAAAAACTCTTAATTTGGATAACACTATAATTGATGAGATTTGGGAAAATAATAATCATCTTACTCAAACTACTTTAAGAAATATGTTAGGAGCATTTTTATTTGTTGATGAAGAAGTTTTCAAGAAAATTTCTACATTAAGTGGTGGTGAAAGAGCTAGAGTGGCTATACTTAAACTTATATTATCAAATGCAAATTTCTTATTACTAGATGAGCCTACTAACCACCTAGATATTGATTCTAAAGAAGTTCTTGAGGAAGCATTAACTAATTATGATGGTACTATATTTACAATATCACATGATAGATATTTTCTAAATACTGTTGTAGATAAGATTCTAATTTTAGATGAAGATGGAATTACTGAATATTTAGGTAACTATGATTATTATATTGATAAGAAAAGACAAGTTCAAGAAATGAGTATTGTTGAAGAGAAAGAAGAAAAAACAAGGACTCAAATAAAGGATGAAAAAAGAAAAGAAAGAGAACAAAGAGAAGTAGAAAAGAAAAATAGAATAAAAAGGCAAAATATAGAAAAAGAAATTGAAAAACTAGAACTTAAAATTGAAGAATTAGATGTGCTATTATGTCAAGAAGAAGTATACTCTAATCCTGAGAAAGCCAAAGAAGTCAGTCAAGAAAAAATCAGTTTAGAAAATGACCTTTCCTCTCTATATGATGAGTGGGAAGAGTTTATGTAA
- a CDS encoding LytTR family DNA-binding domain-containing protein — protein sequence MYKMVICDDELIQRVILKKYLIKIFERKIDKYEILEFNSGEKLLNNYPDKVNIIFLDIHMGLSNGMDVARKIRAFDEKVEIIFVTVIVDYIQDGYEVNAYRYLLKPIKYDELERHVLNCLKKIRDNLEKFIVVTNNGEINKIFINDITYIEIDRKNLTIHTRYKDYKIRKSIGRMELELEKHNFFRCHKSFLVNLKQIECLKEGVISIYSDNIPVSKHKLKKLKDKLSYVLEETLC from the coding sequence ATGTATAAAATGGTTATATGTGATGATGAACTTATTCAGAGAGTAATCCTAAAGAAATACTTGATTAAAATCTTTGAAAGAAAAATAGATAAGTATGAGATTTTGGAGTTTAATTCTGGAGAAAAACTACTTAATAATTATCCAGATAAAGTAAATATTATTTTTTTAGATATTCATATGGGACTTTCAAATGGTATGGATGTTGCACGTAAGATTAGAGCTTTTGATGAAAAGGTAGAAATAATATTTGTTACTGTAATCGTAGACTATATACAAGATGGTTATGAAGTCAATGCATATAGATATCTTTTAAAGCCTATAAAATATGATGAACTAGAGAGGCATGTTTTAAATTGTCTTAAAAAGATAAGAGATAATTTGGAAAAGTTTATAGTAGTTACAAATAATGGAGAAATAAATAAAATTTTTATTAATGATATAACATACATAGAAATTGATAGAAAAAATTTAACAATACATACTAGATATAAGGACTACAAGATTAGGAAAAGTATTGGAAGAATGGAGCTAGAATTAGAAAAGCATAATTTTTTTAGGTGTCATAAAAGTTTTTTAGTTAATCTAAAGCAGATTGAGTGTTTAAAAGAAGGCGTGATTTCAATCTATAGTGATAATATACCTGTAAGTAAACATAAATTAAAAAAATTAAAAGATAAGTTATCTTATGTATTGGAGGAGACACTATGTTAG
- a CDS encoding ABC transporter permease, giving the protein MNKDSFNLSKKYIKMYKKRSISIVLSMILSIALIVAIGSLLETSRYAEMQNMRYTQGIYHVIFSDLNKKQIKRIEDKTNIANMGLKVHYAATSKEEKQLVELTLVNEDYIKSDSEIIKGRFPNKKNEMIAESWVLKNLSIKPNINQEIELKVNDDKKGFKKEKFKIVGILKDRESHKAIANMELMLPLNLYNMNKINTYIAFKNNVDINNEINKIAKENSIPKENIRPHNDLIGLETSENKEIYDKFKIVLIVSLICGIVIYGIFNISIYNRMGEYGVLRAIGTNRNGMFKVILQELRILYFISIPIGIITGYLGAKIFYKLGENINTKFILNGEIIKIGLIFPKDIIILSILSIGVIIILIAFLTCRNIMNNTIISLIKRSSDNIFERNFVSFSFFNRFVEFSKAISLKNIFRNKKTFFMIILSMCICGTMFILLNYNRYLKEKRYPVYFSNLHMNSDFMMNIYNDNKSSGIKESILEEIEKIEGVKNIESSQVTYSKLIMNNIKILNKDYFDDLNYYNKDTPKKEYLMNDKVKKETILKNNFRGYNDNALNRLKDYIIEGNIDINKIKENNLAIVYIPQINGKNPVPQVNGKSVVDIKPGDKISIKFRKDNIIDDKYYKLTDYDSEYVYKKFKVGAIVSYDYMHEAYNTTSNSVDVIVDQETFKVSTGINDYYSVNINLDKGANDKSIEDKISKIISKSNSKRIILTNIVKQKQDVDTLNKKIKIYNTGIVFITFIITIINVINNIGYSIISRINEFGILIAIGANQKILNKMIVYEGISYGVLSSLVTIILSCILQKGIYLNSGVSSLGIEFSLLYWDYILITAVNIIIGAVTAHLQFKHIKSKRVVECINGIE; this is encoded by the coding sequence ATGAACAAAGATAGTTTTAATTTAAGTAAAAAATATATAAAAATGTATAAAAAAAGATCCATATCAATAGTATTAAGCATGATACTTTCTATAGCTCTCATTGTTGCTATTGGAAGCTTATTAGAGACATCGAGATATGCAGAAATGCAAAATATGAGATATACCCAAGGAATTTATCATGTTATATTTAGTGATTTGAATAAAAAACAAATTAAAAGGATTGAAGATAAAACTAATATAGCTAACATGGGTTTGAAAGTACACTATGCGGCAACATCAAAAGAAGAAAAACAATTGGTTGAGCTTACTTTAGTAAACGAAGATTATATAAAAAGCGACTCCGAAATAATAAAAGGAAGATTTCCAAATAAAAAAAATGAAATGATTGCTGAAAGTTGGGTATTGAAAAATTTAAGTATTAAACCTAACATTAATCAAGAAATTGAGTTGAAAGTTAACGATGATAAAAAAGGATTTAAAAAAGAAAAATTCAAGATAGTTGGTATTCTTAAAGATAGAGAAAGTCATAAGGCAATTGCTAATATGGAGCTAATGTTACCACTTAATTTGTATAATATGAATAAAATAAATACATATATAGCATTTAAAAATAATGTTGATATAAACAATGAAATAAATAAAATAGCAAAAGAGAATTCTATTCCTAAGGAAAATATCAGACCTCATAATGATTTAATAGGTTTAGAAACGTCAGAAAATAAAGAAATTTATGATAAGTTTAAAATAGTTTTAATAGTAAGTTTAATATGTGGAATTGTTATATATGGAATATTTAATATATCTATATATAACAGAATGGGAGAATATGGTGTATTAAGAGCAATAGGAACTAATAGAAATGGCATGTTTAAAGTTATATTACAAGAATTAAGAATTTTATATTTTATTTCGATACCTATAGGTATAATAACAGGATATTTAGGAGCTAAGATTTTTTATAAATTAGGTGAAAATATAAATACAAAATTTATCTTAAATGGTGAAATCATAAAAATAGGATTGATTTTTCCAAAGGACATAATAATTTTATCAATCTTATCAATCGGAGTTATTATAATATTAATAGCTTTTTTAACTTGTAGGAATATTATGAATAATACTATTATAAGTTTGATAAAAAGAAGTAGTGATAATATATTTGAAAGAAATTTTGTCAGTTTTAGTTTTTTTAATAGGTTTGTAGAATTTTCTAAGGCAATTTCGCTTAAAAATATATTTAGAAATAAAAAAACTTTTTTTATGATAATCCTTTCTATGTGTATATGTGGAACTATGTTTATTCTATTGAACTATAATAGATATCTAAAAGAGAAGAGATATCCAGTTTATTTTTCTAATTTACATATGAATTCTGATTTTATGATGAATATATACAATGATAATAAGAGTAGTGGAATAAAAGAAAGTATTTTAGAAGAGATAGAAAAAATTGAAGGTGTAAAAAATATAGAGTCATCTCAAGTTACATATTCAAAGTTAATAATGAATAATATAAAAATTTTGAATAAGGACTATTTTGATGATTTAAATTATTATAATAAAGATACTCCTAAAAAAGAGTATTTGATGAATGATAAAGTAAAAAAAGAGACTATTTTAAAAAATAACTTTAGAGGATATAATGATAATGCCCTTAATAGATTGAAAGATTATATTATAGAAGGAAATATAGATATAAACAAAATTAAAGAAAATAATTTGGCTATTGTATATATCCCTCAAATAAATGGGAAAAATCCTGTTCCACAAGTAAATGGAAAAAGTGTTGTAGATATAAAGCCTGGTGACAAAATTAGTATAAAATTTAGAAAAGATAATATTATAGATGATAAGTATTATAAATTAACTGATTACGATTCAGAATATGTATATAAAAAATTTAAAGTTGGAGCTATAGTATCATATGATTATATGCACGAAGCGTATAATACAACCAGTAATAGTGTGGATGTTATTGTTGACCAAGAAACATTTAAAGTTAGCACAGGTATAAATGATTATTATTCTGTTAATATCAATTTAGATAAAGGAGCAAATGATAAAAGTATAGAAGATAAAATATCAAAAATTATATCAAAATCAAATTCTAAAAGAATAATATTGACAAATATAGTGAAGCAAAAACAAGATGTTGATACATTAAATAAAAAAATCAAAATTTATAATACAGGAATAGTATTTATTACATTTATAATTACTATTATAAATGTAATAAATAATATAGGATATAGCATAATCTCAAGAATTAATGAATTTGGAATATTAATAGCAATAGGAGCAAATCAAAAGATCTTAAATAAAATGATAGTATATGAAGGTATATCTTATGGAGTATTATCAAGTTTAGTTACCATTATATTATCATGTATTTTGCAAAAAGGAATATATCTTAATAGCGGAGTATCAAGTTTAGGAATAGAGTTTAGCCTACTATATTGGGATTATATATTAATTACAGCAGTAAATATAATTATAGGAGCTGTAACTGCTCACTTGCAATTCAAGCATATTAAAAGTAAACGCGTGGTTGAATGTATAAATGGAATAGAATAA
- a CDS encoding MATE family efflux transporter, which translates to MQALFSLKDENKRFYKILLSLCIPIIIQNLISTSVNVIDTVMISSLGEVSVASVGVANQFFFLFNMSLSGITGGAGVFISQFYGKKDISNIRKVTGLTCILALALSFVFVIPALLMPKPIIHIFSYDSEVVRLCIDYFSIAVFSYPLIAISTVFSTGSRGVRNPKLGMICSAFALVTNVILNYGFIFGNLGLPALGVKGAALATVIARICELILMLTYVYFYKKDYILKFGLKNLKAIDRIFIKSFSSKSFPIFVNDSAWAVGTVLYSVAYSRAGTSAIAASQIATSTGNFFIMTAVCIASGASIMLGNELGADHIKRAIEYAKKFSILVFLAGLILGIILILNIPLLLKMFSVSDSLSSDITKIFFIMGMLMALKSFNTLVIIGILRSGGDTKYALFLELGCMWLASIPLTFIAAFKGAPIFILVLLTYSEEVVKFIFGVPRALSKKWAINIVKEID; encoded by the coding sequence TTGCAAGCATTGTTTTCTTTAAAGGATGAAAATAAAAGGTTTTATAAGATACTTCTATCTTTATGTATACCTATTATCATACAAAACTTAATTTCTACATCTGTAAATGTAATAGATACAGTTATGATAAGTAGTTTGGGTGAAGTATCTGTAGCTTCAGTTGGAGTTGCAAACCAATTTTTCTTCCTTTTTAATATGTCTCTGTCTGGTATTACAGGCGGCGCTGGAGTTTTTATTTCACAGTTTTATGGAAAGAAAGATATTAGTAATATAAGAAAGGTTACAGGTCTTACCTGTATATTAGCACTCGCTTTAAGTTTTGTATTTGTTATCCCTGCTCTACTAATGCCAAAACCAATAATACACATATTTTCTTATGATTCAGAGGTTGTAAGACTTTGTATAGATTATTTTAGTATCGCAGTATTTAGTTATCCATTGATAGCTATAAGTACAGTGTTCAGTACTGGTTCTAGAGGTGTTAGAAATCCTAAGTTAGGTATGATTTGCAGTGCATTTGCTCTTGTAACAAATGTTATTTTAAATTATGGTTTTATATTTGGTAATTTAGGGCTTCCTGCATTAGGCGTAAAAGGAGCTGCCTTAGCAACTGTAATTGCAAGAATATGTGAATTAATTTTAATGCTTACTTATGTTTATTTTTATAAAAAAGACTATATATTAAAATTTGGTTTGAAAAATCTAAAGGCTATTGATAGGATTTTTATCAAGTCTTTTTCATCAAAGAGTTTCCCTATATTTGTAAATGACTCTGCATGGGCAGTTGGAACTGTCCTGTATTCGGTTGCCTATTCAAGGGCAGGTACTTCTGCTATAGCAGCAAGTCAAATAGCAACTAGTACAGGTAACTTCTTTATAATGACTGCTGTATGTATTGCATCTGGTGCATCTATTATGCTTGGTAATGAACTTGGTGCTGACCATATCAAAAGAGCCATTGAATATGCTAAGAAATTTTCTATACTAGTGTTTTTAGCTGGTTTAATACTTGGAATTATTTTAATTTTAAATATCCCATTATTATTAAAGATGTTCAGTGTTTCTGATAGCTTGTCTTCTGATATAACTAAAATATTTTTTATAATGGGTATGCTAATGGCTCTAAAATCATTTAATACATTAGTCATAATTGGTATTTTGAGAAGTGGTGGAGATACTAAATATGCTCTATTTTTAGAATTAGGATGTATGTGGTTAGCTTCGATTCCTTTAACTTTTATAGCTGCATTTAAAGGAGCACCTATATTTATCCTTGTTCTACTTACTTATAGTGAAGAAGTTGTAAAATTTATATTTGGTGTACCTAGAGCACTATCTAAAAAATGGGCTATTAACATAGTTAAAGAAATTGATTAA
- a CDS encoding cyclic nucleotide-binding domain-containing protein: MKAEETSIYPIIKNNLNQVSIVEYKKGQRFVASDEDLQEVFFIIEGVALVECSTRGGNKFLVDIVPENEFIGKISYIYEHNLKCDIFAKTNIRLFRFKKDVFDELYFKRDFIELFHSKCTRRIYELYKTRMVRELFSCTEVIAYCILKKQENSICKTKHIRNFSEIYSISRKSRYHSLLNLIEKGIIKKIDSTYEVLNYDKLHRLAFEVKEFLEDK, encoded by the coding sequence ATGAAAGCAGAAGAAACGAGCATATACCCAATTATTAAAAATAACTTAAATCAAGTATCTATTGTTGAATATAAAAAAGGTCAAAGATTCGTAGCATCAGATGAAGATTTACAAGAAGTCTTTTTTATAATAGAGGGAGTTGCATTAGTAGAATGTTCCACTAGAGGAGGAAATAAGTTTCTTGTTGATATTGTACCAGAAAATGAATTTATAGGTAAAATTAGTTATATATATGAACATAACTTGAAATGTGATATATTTGCAAAAACTAATATAAGATTATTTAGATTTAAAAAAGATGTATTTGATGAATTGTACTTTAAAAGAGATTTTATTGAGTTATTTCACAGCAAGTGTACAAGAAGGATATATGAGTTGTACAAGACTAGAATGGTAAGAGAATTATTTTCTTGTACAGAAGTTATTGCTTATTGTATATTAAAAAAACAAGAGAATAGTATATGTAAAACAAAGCATATCCGTAACTTTAGTGAAATTTATTCAATCAGTAGAAAGAGTAGATACCACTCCTTATTGAATTTAATTGAAAAGGGTATAATTAAAAAAATAGATAGTACATATGAAGTTTTGAATTATGATAAATTACATAGATTAGCCTTTGAAGTAAAGGAGTTTTTAGAAGATAAATAG
- a CDS encoding redox-sensing transcriptional repressor Rex: protein MLGNKNISMAVIRRLPKYHRYLGDLLDRDIQRISSKELSDIIGFTASQIRQDLNNFGGFGQQGYGYNVEALHTEIGKILGLDRPYNAVLVGAGNLGQAIANYAGFRKAGFEIKALFDANPRMIGLKIREFEVLDSDTLEEFIKNNDIDIAVLCIPKNGAQEVINRVVKAGIKGVWNFAPLDLEVPKGVIVENVNLTESLFTLSYLMKEGK, encoded by the coding sequence ATGTTGGGAAATAAAAATATATCAATGGCAGTTATAAGAAGGCTCCCAAAATATCATAGATATCTTGGAGACTTATTAGATAGGGATATACAAAGAATATCTTCTAAAGAATTGAGTGATATAATAGGTTTTACTGCTTCTCAAATAAGACAAGATTTGAACAACTTTGGTGGATTTGGACAACAAGGGTATGGTTATAATGTAGAGGCGCTTCATACTGAGATAGGTAAAATACTTGGATTAGACCGACCATATAATGCAGTTCTTGTAGGAGCAGGTAACTTGGGACAAGCTATAGCCAATTATGCAGGATTTAGAAAAGCTGGATTCGAGATAAAAGCTTTATTTGATGCAAATCCTAGAATGATAGGCTTAAAGATAAGAGAATTTGAAGTGTTAGATTCAGACACTTTAGAAGAGTTTATAAAAAACAATGATATAGATATTGCTGTATTATGTATACCTAAAAATGGAGCACAAGAAGTTATTAATAGAGTTGTAAAAGCTGGAATAAAAGGTGTATGGAATTTTGCACCATTAGATTTAGAAGTTCCGAAAGGTGTTATAGTTGAAAATGTAAACCTAACAGAAAGCTTATTTACTTTATCATATTTGATGAAAGAAGGAAAGTAG
- a CDS encoding FmdE family protein has translation MEELWQKAIEFHGHECPGLAIGFKAALAARKYLGCNQSGDEEIVCISENDACGIDGIQVVLSCTMGKGNLLLRMTGKSVYHFFNRENGKSIRIYVKSKPFDMDREGYKKYLLESDFEDIFEITDTKLRLPEKARIFKSLKCEVCGEFAPEQYIRIQDSKKVCLDCFSKYERFYEED, from the coding sequence ATGGAAGAATTATGGCAAAAAGCTATTGAATTTCATGGTCATGAATGTCCAGGACTAGCTATAGGATTTAAAGCAGCACTTGCAGCGAGAAAGTATTTAGGATGTAATCAGTCAGGAGATGAAGAGATTGTATGCATTTCTGAAAATGATGCATGTGGAATAGATGGTATACAAGTGGTATTAAGTTGTACAATGGGTAAAGGAAATTTATTACTTAGAATGACAGGTAAATCAGTATACCATTTTTTTAATAGGGAAAATGGAAAGTCTATAAGAATATATGTGAAATCAAAACCATTTGATATGGATAGAGAAGGGTATAAAAAATACTTATTAGAAAGTGACTTTGAAGATATATTTGAAATTACAGATACAAAATTAAGGCTTCCAGAAAAGGCAAGAATATTTAAGTCTCTTAAATGTGAAGTGTGCGGAGAGTTTGCACCTGAGCAATATATCAGAATTCAAGATAGTAAGAAGGTATGCCTTGATTGTTTTAGTAAATATGAAAGATTTTATGAAGAAGATTAG
- a CDS encoding ATP-binding protein, translating to MSNVISTSVNIKLFMRIIVSFIFIIISYKTNILSKITFCLIYWMVYLGIDGFSVSIINTINSVNNIDEILYKGVLRLEHIIFAKVCLISLIPVLKIIKLRVNIKKIEFVYIIIPLLGNMISFVFVFTYLFTNPNTNDLENIVILIISIILLLSNLSLVFITNKIVKDSELKSENTLIKEKIDMQYKYYLSIQENQEETRKLYHDMKNHILCIENLKYNNIDTSNYIDKIKKEIDICKPKIKTNNMILDVILNEKKKVCDENNIRMTVDINFLKCNFIDVVDICSIFSNIIDNAIEACKKIDDDSIQRKIKIRGSVINKFFVIKCENTKVNDIIIKNGRLITNKKNEIAHGVGINSVEKSVKKYDGNLKIDYSINEFKIKIFIPI from the coding sequence ATGTCAAATGTTATAAGTACTTCTGTAAATATAAAATTATTTATGAGAATTATTGTTAGTTTTATATTCATAATTATTAGCTATAAGACCAATATATTAAGTAAGATTACATTCTGTCTAATATATTGGATGGTATATCTAGGTATAGATGGTTTTAGTGTATCAATAATAAATACAATTAATAGTGTTAACAATATTGATGAGATATTGTATAAAGGAGTACTTAGATTGGAGCATATAATTTTTGCTAAAGTATGCTTGATTTCATTAATTCCCGTTTTAAAAATTATTAAGTTAAGAGTCAATATAAAAAAGATAGAATTCGTATACATTATTATTCCTCTTTTAGGGAACATGATAAGTTTTGTATTTGTTTTTACATATTTATTTACGAATCCTAATACTAATGATTTAGAAAATATAGTCATATTAATAATTTCAATAATTTTATTGTTATCAAATTTATCTCTAGTATTTATTACAAATAAGATTGTAAAGGATAGTGAATTAAAGTCAGAAAATACATTAATAAAAGAAAAAATAGATATGCAGTATAAATATTATTTAAGTATACAAGAGAATCAAGAAGAAACTAGAAAACTGTATCATGATATGAAAAATCATATTCTATGTATAGAAAATTTAAAGTACAATAATATTGATACAAGTAATTATATTGATAAAATAAAAAAAGAGATAGATATTTGTAAACCTAAAATTAAGACAAATAACATGATTTTAGATGTAATATTAAATGAAAAAAAGAAAGTTTGTGATGAAAATAATATAAGAATGACTGTAGATATTAATTTTTTAAAATGTAATTTTATAGATGTTGTAGATATATGTAGTATATTCTCTAATATAATTGATAATGCAATAGAAGCATGTAAAAAAATAGATGATGATAGTATACAAAGAAAAATAAAAATTAGAGGTTCTGTTATCAACAAATTTTTCGTAATTAAATGTGAGAATACTAAAGTAAATGATATTATTATAAAAAATGGTAGATTGATTACAAATAAAAAAAATGAGATTGCACATGGAGTAGGTATAAACAGTGTAGAAAAATCTGTTAAAAAATATGATGGGAATCTAAAGATAGATTACTCAATAAATGAATTTAAAATAAAAATATTTATACCTATATAA